A region of Streptomyces sp. R44 DNA encodes the following proteins:
- a CDS encoding DUF4184 family protein, translated as MPFTLSHAAAVLPALRRDGTARGPLVASALVAGSFSPDMTYFAATAFPGAMVLGDVTHSPVGIVTADVVITAVLVALWLTVREPLVALLPGRWRGRVYGLVRGRPWRERHPAALAGWFCLSAILGATTHVVWDSFTHLDRWGTRAIPFLGDIVAGFPVYLYAQYGGSALALALLGWCTARALRSAVPGVELPAGVPVPGRRGRFLAAGLIGGCVLAGVAHRVLRWAAYWGWDRIETPLDVIPTACFGAGAGLAVGLVLYGAGARLLRPRRALTAPATPVPRDLQDLGADPDPGRRPERSRQGSR; from the coding sequence TTGCCGTTCACGCTGAGCCATGCCGCCGCCGTGCTGCCCGCGCTGCGCCGCGACGGGACCGCGCGCGGGCCGCTCGTCGCGTCCGCGCTCGTCGCCGGGTCCTTCTCGCCGGACATGACCTACTTCGCCGCGACCGCGTTCCCCGGGGCGATGGTCCTCGGGGACGTCACCCACTCCCCCGTCGGGATCGTCACGGCCGACGTCGTCATCACCGCCGTACTCGTGGCCCTGTGGCTGACCGTGCGCGAGCCGCTCGTCGCGCTGCTGCCCGGCCGTTGGCGCGGCCGGGTGTACGGGCTCGTCCGGGGCCGTCCCTGGCGTGAGCGTCATCCGGCCGCGCTCGCCGGGTGGTTCTGCCTCTCGGCGATCCTCGGCGCCACGACCCATGTGGTGTGGGACTCCTTCACCCACCTGGACCGCTGGGGCACCCGCGCGATCCCCTTCCTCGGCGACATCGTCGCCGGGTTCCCGGTCTATCTCTACGCGCAGTACGGGGGTTCGGCGCTGGCCCTCGCGCTCCTCGGCTGGTGCACGGCGCGGGCGCTGCGCTCTGCCGTCCCGGGGGTGGAGCTGCCGGCCGGGGTCCCGGTCCCGGGCCGGCGCGGGCGGTTCCTCGCCGCCGGGCTGATCGGCGGCTGCGTCCTGGCCGGGGTCGCGCACCGGGTGCTGCGCTGGGCCGCGTACTGGGGCTGGGACCGGATCGAGACGCCCCTCGACGTCATCCCGACGGCCTGCTTCGGCGCCGGCGCGGGGCTCGCCGTCGGGCTCGTGCTGTACGGGGCGGGGGCGCGGCTCCTCCGGCCACGGCGGGCTCTGACGGCCCCGGCCACGCCGGTCCCCCGGGACCTCCAGGACCTGGGAGCGGACCCGGACCCGGGCCGTCGGCCGGAGCGCTCCCGTCAGGGATCTCGCTGA
- the polA gene encoding DNA polymerase I gives MAETASKTPADTRPRLLLMDGHSLAYRAFFALPAENFTTATGQPTNAIYGFASMLANTLRDEAPTHFAVAFDVSRKTWRSEEFPEYKANRSKTPDEFKGQVELIGELLDAMHAPRFAVDGFEADDVIATLATQAEAEGFEVLIVTGDRDSFQLVTDHTTVLYPTKGVSELTRFTPEKVQEKYGLSPSQYPDFAALRGDPSDNLPGIPGVGEKTAAKWINQFGSFAELVERADEVKGKAGQNFRDHLESVKLNRVLTEMVRDVELPKTVTELAREPYDRTAVALVLDTLEIRNPSLRERLLAVDPGSAEETAPAPAAGVELDFTVLGAGELAPWLAEHGTEPLGIATVDSWALGTGNVAEIALAAAGGAAAWFDPSTLDEADERAWAAWISDPDRPKVMHNAKGAMRVFPEHGWSIAGVTMDTALAAYLVKPGRRSFALDALTVEYLGRELAPAAPADGQLAFGADDTAEAEALMSQARAVLDLGGAFDERLAEVGARELLHEVELPTSALLARLERHGIAADRDHLEAMEQQFAGAVQQAVKEAHASVGHEFNLGSPKQLQEVFFGELNLPKTKKTKTGYTTDADALAWLAGQTEHELPVIMLRHREQARLRSTVEGLIKTVAADNRIHTTFSQTVAATGRLSSTDPNLQNVPVRTDEGRAIRHGFIVGEGFEALMTADYSQIELRVMAHLSEDEGLIEAFTSGEDLHTTVASQVFGVERSAVDAEMRRKIKAMSYGLAYGLSAFGLSQQLNIDPGEARGLMDTYFERFGGVRDYLRRVVDEARATGYTETMLGRRRYLPDLNSDNRQRREAAERMALNAPIQGTAADIVKVAMLNVDRALTDAGLASRMLLQVHDEIVLELAPGEREQVETLVRAQMSAAADLRAPLDVSVGVGPNWDSAAH, from the coding sequence GTGGCCGAGACAGCATCGAAGACCCCCGCAGACACCCGCCCCCGCCTGCTCCTCATGGACGGGCACTCGCTCGCGTACCGGGCGTTCTTCGCGCTGCCCGCGGAGAACTTCACCACCGCGACCGGACAGCCGACGAACGCGATCTACGGGTTCGCCTCGATGCTGGCGAACACGCTCCGCGACGAGGCGCCCACCCACTTCGCGGTCGCGTTCGACGTGTCCCGCAAGACCTGGCGGTCCGAGGAGTTCCCGGAGTACAAGGCGAACCGCTCGAAGACCCCCGACGAGTTCAAGGGGCAGGTCGAGCTGATCGGCGAGCTCCTCGACGCGATGCACGCGCCGCGCTTCGCCGTCGACGGCTTCGAGGCCGACGACGTCATCGCCACCCTCGCCACCCAGGCCGAGGCCGAGGGCTTCGAGGTCCTCATCGTCACCGGCGACCGGGACTCCTTCCAGCTGGTCACGGACCACACCACCGTGCTCTACCCGACCAAGGGCGTCTCCGAGCTCACCCGCTTCACCCCGGAGAAGGTCCAGGAGAAGTACGGCCTGAGCCCCTCGCAGTACCCGGACTTCGCCGCCCTGCGCGGCGACCCGTCCGACAACCTGCCGGGCATCCCCGGCGTCGGCGAGAAGACCGCCGCCAAGTGGATCAACCAGTTCGGCTCCTTCGCCGAGCTCGTCGAGCGCGCGGACGAGGTCAAGGGCAAGGCCGGCCAGAACTTCCGCGACCACCTGGAGTCCGTCAAGCTCAACCGCGTCCTCACCGAGATGGTCCGGGACGTCGAGCTGCCGAAGACCGTCACGGAGCTCGCCCGCGAGCCGTACGACCGCACGGCCGTCGCCCTCGTCCTCGACACCCTGGAGATCCGCAACCCCTCGCTGCGCGAGCGGCTCCTCGCCGTCGACCCCGGCTCCGCCGAGGAGACCGCGCCCGCTCCCGCCGCGGGCGTCGAGCTCGACTTCACCGTCCTCGGCGCCGGCGAGCTCGCCCCCTGGCTCGCCGAGCACGGCACCGAACCCCTCGGCATCGCCACCGTCGACAGCTGGGCCCTCGGCACCGGGAACGTCGCCGAGATCGCCCTCGCCGCGGCCGGAGGAGCCGCCGCCTGGTTCGACCCCAGCACCCTCGACGAGGCCGACGAGCGGGCCTGGGCCGCGTGGATCTCCGACCCCGACCGGCCGAAGGTCATGCACAACGCCAAGGGCGCCATGCGGGTCTTCCCCGAGCACGGCTGGTCCATCGCGGGCGTCACCATGGACACCGCCCTCGCCGCCTACCTGGTCAAGCCCGGCCGGCGCTCCTTCGCCCTCGACGCCCTCACCGTCGAGTACCTCGGCCGCGAGCTCGCCCCGGCGGCCCCCGCCGACGGACAGCTCGCCTTCGGTGCCGACGACACCGCCGAGGCCGAGGCCCTCATGAGCCAGGCGCGGGCCGTCCTCGACCTCGGCGGCGCCTTCGACGAGCGGCTCGCCGAGGTCGGCGCCCGTGAGCTCCTCCACGAGGTCGAGCTCCCCACCTCCGCCCTCCTCGCCCGCCTGGAGCGGCACGGCATCGCCGCCGACCGCGACCACCTGGAGGCCATGGAGCAGCAGTTCGCCGGCGCCGTGCAGCAGGCCGTCAAGGAGGCCCACGCCTCCGTCGGCCACGAGTTCAACCTCGGCTCGCCCAAGCAGCTCCAGGAGGTCTTCTTCGGCGAGCTGAACCTGCCGAAGACCAAGAAGACCAAGACCGGATACACGACGGACGCCGACGCGCTCGCCTGGCTGGCCGGCCAGACCGAGCACGAACTGCCGGTGATCATGCTCCGCCACCGCGAGCAGGCCCGACTGCGCTCGACGGTCGAGGGCCTGATCAAGACGGTCGCGGCCGACAACCGCATCCACACCACCTTCAGCCAGACCGTGGCCGCGACCGGCCGCCTCTCCTCGACCGACCCGAACCTGCAGAACGTGCCGGTGCGGACGGACGAGGGCCGCGCCATCCGGCACGGCTTCATCGTCGGCGAGGGCTTCGAGGCCCTCATGACCGCCGACTACAGCCAGATCGAGCTGCGCGTCATGGCCCACCTCTCCGAGGACGAGGGCCTCATCGAGGCCTTCACCTCCGGCGAGGACCTGCACACCACCGTCGCCTCCCAGGTCTTCGGCGTCGAGCGGTCCGCCGTCGACGCCGAGATGCGCCGCAAGATCAAGGCCATGTCGTACGGCCTGGCCTACGGCCTCTCGGCGTTCGGCCTCTCCCAGCAGCTGAACATCGACCCGGGCGAGGCCCGCGGCCTGATGGACACCTACTTCGAGCGCTTCGGCGGGGTACGGGACTACCTGCGGCGCGTCGTCGACGAGGCCCGCGCGACCGGGTACACCGAGACGATGCTGGGCCGCCGCCGTTACCTCCCGGACCTGAACAGCGACAACCGTCAGCGCCGCGAGGCCGCCGAGCGGATGGCGCTCAACGCCCCCATCCAGGGCACGGCCGCGGACATCGTCAAGGTCGCCATGCTGAACGTGGACCGCGCCCTCACCGACGCGGGCCTCGCCTCCCGGATGCTCCTCCAGGTCCACGACGAAATCGTCCTCGAACTCGCCCCCGGCGAGCGCGAGCAGGTCGAGACCCTGGTCCGCGCCCAGATGTCGGCCGCCGCCGACCTCCGAGCCCCCCTGGACGTCTCGGTAGGAGTAGGCCCGAACTGGGACTCGGCAGCCCACTGA
- a CDS encoding FdhF/YdeP family oxidoreductase produces MVSKPPAGDPVQDAPQVTEPQHSAAGLPAIGHTLRIAQEQMGLRRTARTLLKVNQKDGFDCPGCAWPEGDKRHVAEFCENGAKAVAEEATLRRVTPEFFAAHPVADLATRSGYWLGQQGRITQPMLLPEGGERYEPVSWERAFAVIAEELRALGSPDEALFYTSGRTSNEAAFLLQLFAREFGTNNLPDCSNMCHESSGSALTETIGIGKGSVSLEDLHRADLIIVAGQNPGTNHPRMLSALEKAKAAGARIISVNPLPEAGLERFKNPQTPQGMLRGAALTDLFLQIRIGGDQALFRLLNKLVLETAGAVDEDFVREHTHGYEEFAAAAKAADWDETLAATGLDRAEIERALEMVLASERTIVCWAMGLTQHKHSVPTIREVVNFLLLRGNIGRPGAGVCPVRGHSNVQGDRTMGIFERPAPAFLDALDKEFGIVSPRHHGFDVVRSIQALRDGEAKVFFAMGGNFVGATPDTEVTEAAMRNARLTVHVSTKLNRSHAVTGTRALILPTLGRTDKDVQRSGKQFVTVEDSMSLVHASRGNLPPASPHLLSEPAIVARMARAVLGDASATPWEEFEADYARIRDRIARVVPGFQDFNARLAANPGGFALPHGPRDERRFPTKTGKANFTAAPVEYPRVPEGRLLLQTLRSHDQYNTTIYGLDDRYRGIKGGRRVVLVHPEDAAAFGLADGAYTDLVSEWTDGTERRASGFRVVHYPTSRGCAAAYYPETNVLVPLESTADISNTPASKSVIVRLVPVRTGD; encoded by the coding sequence ATGGTCAGCAAGCCGCCTGCCGGTGACCCGGTCCAGGACGCACCGCAGGTCACGGAGCCGCAGCACTCCGCCGCCGGCCTGCCCGCCATCGGGCACACCCTGCGGATCGCGCAGGAGCAGATGGGTCTGCGGCGCACCGCGCGGACCCTGCTCAAGGTCAATCAGAAGGACGGCTTCGACTGTCCCGGCTGCGCCTGGCCGGAGGGTGACAAGCGGCATGTGGCGGAGTTCTGCGAGAACGGCGCGAAGGCGGTCGCCGAGGAGGCGACGCTGCGCCGGGTGACGCCGGAGTTCTTCGCCGCGCATCCGGTGGCGGACCTGGCGACCCGCAGCGGGTACTGGCTGGGCCAGCAGGGCCGGATCACGCAGCCGATGCTGCTGCCGGAGGGCGGCGAGCGGTACGAGCCGGTGAGCTGGGAGCGGGCGTTCGCGGTCATCGCGGAGGAGCTGCGGGCCCTGGGCTCGCCGGACGAGGCGCTCTTCTACACCTCGGGGCGGACGAGCAACGAGGCGGCGTTCCTGCTGCAGCTCTTCGCCCGCGAGTTCGGCACGAACAACCTGCCGGACTGCTCCAACATGTGTCACGAGTCCTCGGGCTCGGCGCTGACGGAGACGATCGGCATCGGCAAGGGCAGCGTCTCCCTGGAGGACCTGCACCGGGCGGACCTGATCATCGTGGCCGGGCAGAACCCGGGGACGAACCATCCGCGGATGCTCTCGGCCCTGGAGAAGGCGAAGGCCGCGGGCGCGCGGATCATCTCGGTGAACCCGCTGCCGGAGGCGGGCCTTGAACGCTTCAAGAACCCGCAGACCCCGCAGGGCATGCTCAGGGGCGCGGCGCTCACGGACCTGTTCCTGCAGATCCGGATCGGCGGCGACCAGGCGCTGTTCCGGCTGCTCAACAAGCTGGTCCTGGAGACGGCCGGGGCGGTCGACGAGGACTTCGTACGGGAACACACCCATGGGTACGAGGAGTTCGCGGCGGCGGCGAAGGCGGCCGACTGGGACGAGACGCTGGCCGCGACCGGCCTGGACCGCGCGGAGATCGAGCGGGCCCTGGAGATGGTGCTCGCCTCGGAGCGGACGATCGTCTGCTGGGCGATGGGCCTCACCCAGCACAAGCACTCCGTGCCGACGATCCGCGAGGTGGTCAACTTCCTGCTGCTGCGCGGGAACATCGGGCGGCCGGGCGCCGGGGTGTGCCCGGTGCGCGGCCATTCGAACGTGCAGGGCGACCGCACGATGGGCATCTTCGAGCGTCCCGCGCCCGCCTTCCTCGACGCCCTGGACAAGGAGTTCGGGATCGTCTCGCCGCGCCATCACGGCTTCGACGTGGTGCGCTCGATCCAGGCGCTGCGCGACGGCGAGGCGAAGGTGTTCTTCGCGATGGGCGGCAACTTCGTGGGGGCGACGCCCGACACGGAGGTGACGGAGGCGGCGATGCGGAACGCGCGGCTGACCGTGCACGTCTCGACGAAGCTGAACCGCTCGCACGCGGTGACGGGCACGCGCGCGCTGATCCTGCCGACGCTCGGCCGCACCGACAAGGACGTGCAGAGGAGCGGCAAGCAGTTCGTGACGGTCGAGGACTCGATGAGCCTGGTGCACGCCTCCCGGGGCAACCTGCCGCCGGCGAGCCCGCACCTGCTGTCCGAGCCGGCGATCGTGGCGCGGATGGCGCGGGCCGTGCTCGGCGACGCGTCGGCCACGCCCTGGGAGGAGTTCGAGGCGGACTACGCCCGGATCCGGGACCGCATCGCGCGCGTGGTGCCCGGTTTCCAGGACTTCAACGCCCGTCTCGCGGCGAACCCGGGCGGCTTCGCGCTGCCGCACGGCCCGCGCGACGAGCGCCGCTTCCCGACGAAGACCGGCAAGGCCAACTTCACGGCCGCCCCCGTCGAGTACCCGCGGGTGCCCGAGGGCCGGCTGCTGCTGCAGACGCTGCGCTCGCACGACCAGTACAACACCACGATCTACGGCCTGGACGACCGCTACCGGGGGATCAAGGGCGGCCGCCGGGTGGTGCTCGTGCACCCCGAGGACGCGGCGGCGTTCGGCCTCGCGGACGGGGCGTACACGGATCTGGTGAGCGAGTGGACGGACGGCACCGAGCGGCGGGCGTCCGGCTTCCGGGTCGTGCACTACCCGACGTCCCGGGGCTGCGCGGCGGCCTACTACCCGGAGACGAACGTCCTGGTGCCGCTGGAGTCCACGGCGGACATCAGCAACACCCCCGCCAGCAAGTCGGTGATCGTGCGTCTGGTCCCCGTGCGGACGGGCGACTGA